In Penaeus monodon isolate SGIC_2016 chromosome 7, NSTDA_Pmon_1, whole genome shotgun sequence, the following are encoded in one genomic region:
- the LOC119575076 gene encoding zinc finger protein 330 homolog → MPKKKTGQRKKAEKQKARQKDLRKARANRPLAELPCNLVMECDKCQRRQKNRAFCYFCQSVQRLPQCAHCGKIKCMLKTGDCVVKHAGTYTTGLGMVGAICDFCEAWVCHARKCLQTHACTCPLQDAVCNECERGVWNHGGRIFRCHYCHNFLCEDDQFEHQASCQVLEQESFKCLSCNRHGQYSCLRCKTCYCEDHVRRKGFKYDNRQKLPCPKCGFDTEETKDLSMSTRTHKYGRQRTGLDDYDDEDDEGAVGYGYSYDEGGYDYDYDDDDDDEDDDDDEDDDDEEEESEEEVEEKSK, encoded by the exons ATGCCAAAGAAGAAGACAGGGCAGAGGAAGAAGGCTGAGAAGCAGAAGGCTCGACAGAAGGACCTGAGGAAGGCCAGAGCTAACCGACCCTTGGCTGAACTGCCTTGTAATTTGGTTATG GAATGTGACAAATGTCAGAGGCGTCAAAAGAACCGCGCTTTCTGCTACTTTTGCCAGTCTGTGCAACGTTTACCACAGTGTGCCCATTGTGGTAAAATCAAGTGTATGTTGAAAACTGGTGATTGTGTGGTAAAGCATGCAGGAACCTATACAACTGGTTTAGGAATGGTG GGAGCAATCTGTGACTTCTGTGAGGCTTGGGTGTGCCATGCCCGTAAATGTCTGCAGACCCATGCCTGCACTTGCCCCCTCCAGGATGCAGTGTGCAATGAGTGTGAGAGAGGT GTTTGGAATCATGGTGGTCGTATCTTCCGATGCCATTATTGCCATAATTTTCTGTGTGAGGATGATCAATTTGAGCACCAAGCTTCATGTCAGGTGTTAGAGCAGGAGTCATTCAAGT GTTTGTCATGCAATCGTCATGGCCAATACTCCTGCTTGAGATGCAAGACCTGTTACTGTGAAGACCACGTGCGTAGGAAAGGTTTCAAGTATGATAACAGGCAAAAGCTCCCATGTCCAAAGTGTGGCTTTGATACGGAGGAGACAAAGGATCTTAGCATGTCTA CTCGCACCCACAAATATGGTAGACAGAGAACTGGcttagatgattatgatgatgaggatgatgaaggagCAGTCGGCTATGGTTATTCTTATGATGAAGGCGGctatgactatgattatgatgatgatgacgatgatgaagatgatgatgatgatgaggatgacgatgatgaagaagaagaatcggaggaagaagtagaagaaaaaagtaaatag